A window of Candidatus Gorgyraea atricola contains these coding sequences:
- a CDS encoding AsmA family protein, with protein MKIFFIIVVLLFIVVVVGALVYLLTFDPNEYKGILVEKIEEMIDKDVRIDDVSLSFFPGLALMVDEISVKDREKTWSNAMMEAVSIEARIRILPLIKRKLQIDRLFIKVLDVQFGNRFPLKDSFKDVELRAKISEENLIINRLTGSIAGGAFFIKGIVRNLSSSQDSDMEIMLQGMDVSMFLPDVGPGAPRFEGMLEIDADLSARGLDVRKLLDTLSARASIKLDKAALKNMNLLVVAFERLENILPGLVYKLKNKLPEHYSGLLKDNHTSFRPIKGYLDMKDGKVFLKKTTIESDVFYLVASGYLDLRGRLDMDSELFIPKDLSEACVDAVYELSYLQNSQGLITMPVHVGGSLGDMSIKPDIDYVIEKLAVSTGQELLKAIFRKEDPQQETEAGSEGSEQRQQEVEPAQAIIKTIFDILSAPNE; from the coding sequence ATGAAGATATTTTTCATAATAGTGGTATTGCTTTTTATAGTTGTTGTTGTGGGCGCTTTAGTGTATCTATTGACATTTGACCCTAATGAATACAAAGGAATCTTAGTAGAAAAAATAGAAGAGATGATAGATAAAGATGTCAGGATAGACGATGTGTCATTGAGTTTTTTTCCAGGCCTGGCGCTTATGGTAGATGAGATTTCTGTAAAGGATAGAGAAAAGACCTGGTCTAATGCGATGATGGAGGCAGTGTCTATAGAGGCGCGCATAAGGATATTGCCGCTTATCAAGAGGAAGCTGCAGATAGATAGGCTGTTTATCAAGGTCCTTGATGTGCAATTTGGGAATAGATTTCCCTTGAAGGATAGCTTTAAGGATGTTGAATTAAGGGCAAAGATATCAGAAGAAAACCTGATTATAAACCGCCTTACCGGGTCTATTGCTGGAGGAGCTTTTTTTATCAAAGGTATTGTAAGGAATTTGTCTTCTAGTCAGGATTCAGATATGGAGATCATGCTGCAGGGCATGGATGTTTCCATGTTTCTGCCAGATGTTGGGCCAGGCGCTCCGCGCTTTGAAGGTATGCTCGAAATAGACGCGGATCTTTCAGCAAGAGGATTGGATGTGCGTAAGCTACTTGATACGCTTTCAGCCAGGGCCAGTATAAAGCTGGACAAGGCAGCGCTTAAGAACATGAATCTTTTAGTGGTTGCTTTTGAAAGACTCGAGAATATATTACCCGGGCTTGTGTATAAGTTAAAAAACAAGCTGCCAGAACACTACAGCGGGCTCTTAAAAGACAATCATACCTCTTTTAGGCCTATTAAAGGGTATCTTGATATGAAGGATGGGAAGGTATTTCTTAAGAAGACTACTATTGAGTCAGATGTTTTTTATCTAGTGGCTAGCGGTTATCTGGATCTCAGGGGAAGGCTTGATATGGATTCAGAACTGTTTATACCTAAAGATCTTTCAGAGGCATGCGTTGACGCAGTTTATGAGCTAAGCTATTTGCAGAATTCACAAGGCCTGATAACAATGCCTGTTCATGTCGGAGGTAGTCTTGGTGATATGTCGATAAAGCCTGATATTGATTATGTAATAGAAAAGCTTGCTGTTTCAACTGGCCAGGAATTACTAAAGGCTATTTTTAGAAAAGAAGACCCTCAACAGGAAACAGAAGCAGGATCTGAAGGGAGTGAACAAAGACAACAGGAAGTAGAGCCAGCTCAAGCTATCATAAAGACGATATTTGACATACTATCTGCGCCTAATGAATAA
- a CDS encoding PilT/PilU family type 4a pilus ATPase, whose translation MNLVHVLKEMLEKNASDLILKPGSPVCMRINGGLFKDKDILTDRDLNDIVDKIITRSKRSVFKDQNESVVSFGMDDVGRFRATIFKQSGSTVVVIRAISGKIPSFAELNLPAKVLEGLCGEKRGLVLITGTTGSGKSTTVASMLEYINKTTAKHIVTLEDPIEFIYEDKKSIITQREIGIDTESFQKALEYIMLQTPDVIFIGDIRNSQVMSIALTAAETGQLVIANLHTISSVHTIERIVNFFQPHQHAEVRMQLSMLLKGVLSLRLIPLKDEGGRVPATEVLIPTPTIVELIREGKLDEIEYYIKDGSLYGMQTFDQVLLCLHKEKRITKETAIAYSERKNELLMSLKELR comes from the coding sequence ATGAATCTTGTTCATGTATTAAAGGAGATGCTTGAAAAAAATGCGTCAGACCTTATTCTTAAACCAGGCAGTCCTGTGTGCATGAGGATCAATGGCGGGTTATTTAAGGATAAAGACATACTTACTGATAGGGATTTAAATGATATAGTGGATAAAATAATAACCAGAAGCAAGAGAAGCGTCTTTAAAGATCAAAACGAGAGCGTAGTGTCTTTTGGTATGGATGACGTAGGTAGATTCCGGGCAACGATTTTTAAACAGAGCGGGTCTACGGTTGTCGTGATCCGTGCGATCAGCGGAAAAATTCCTTCATTTGCAGAACTAAATCTGCCAGCAAAGGTACTGGAGGGTCTGTGTGGTGAGAAGCGGGGATTGGTACTGATCACTGGCACTACTGGCAGTGGAAAGTCTACCACAGTAGCAAGCATGCTGGAATACATAAATAAGACCACGGCCAAGCATATAGTTACACTTGAGGATCCAATAGAATTTATATATGAAGATAAAAAATCGATCATAACTCAGAGAGAGATAGGCATAGATACTGAGAGTTTTCAGAAGGCGCTTGAATACATCATGCTGCAGACGCCCGACGTTATTTTTATAGGCGACATAAGGAACTCACAGGTTATGTCAATTGCCCTGACAGCTGCTGAGACAGGGCAGCTGGTGATAGCAAATCTACATACAATAAGCAGCGTTCATACCATAGAAAGGATAGTTAATTTTTTCCAGCCGCACCAGCATGCTGAAGTAAGGATGCAGTTATCAATGCTTCTAAAAGGCGTTTTGTCTTTAAGGCTGATTCCCTTAAAGGACGAAGGGGGTCGCGTCCCTGCAACTGAAGTCCTTATCCCTACACCTACTATAGTGGAGCTGATCAGGGAAGGTAAGCTAGACGAGATAGAGTACTATATAAAGGATGGCAGCCTGTACGGCATGCAGACATTTGATCAAGTGTTGCTATGTCTACACAAGGAAAAGCGGATAACAAAAGAAACAGCCATTGCTTATTCAGAGAGAAAGAACGAGTTGTTAATGAGCCTGAAGGAGTTACGTTAA
- a CDS encoding pseudouridine synthase, whose translation MRLQVFLSSSGVASRRSAVDIIKSGRVRVNNSIVFEPSHRVTSEEDKVYFDDKRVFPKEKIYIILHKSKGVTTTKKDKFAEKTVMDLLPRRFRYLNPVGRLDKDTTGLLLLTNDGGVINRLTHPRFKVDKIYVVTLNRKLVVPDKLRLEEGVSLDGRRTAGCKIQLGPGKTLKITIHEGRKRQIRRIFAETGYSVKHLKRLKEGALTLGNLSEGMWRFLTKEEKLYIALD comes from the coding sequence ATGCGTTTGCAGGTCTTTCTATCAAGCTCAGGTGTCGCGTCTCGAAGGTCTGCGGTAGATATAATAAAGTCTGGCAGGGTGCGCGTTAATAATAGTATAGTCTTTGAACCGTCGCACAGGGTTACCTCGGAAGAAGACAAGGTTTATTTTGATGATAAAAGGGTTTTTCCAAAAGAAAAGATCTACATCATATTGCATAAATCAAAAGGAGTCACAACTACCAAGAAGGACAAATTCGCTGAAAAGACAGTGATGGATCTCTTGCCGCGCAGATTCAGGTATTTAAATCCAGTTGGCAGGCTGGATAAAGATACAACAGGGTTGTTGCTTTTAACGAATGATGGGGGCGTAATAAATCGACTCACGCATCCCAGGTTTAAGGTGGATAAGATATATGTTGTAACACTTAACAGGAAGCTGGTGGTTCCGGATAAGCTGAGGCTGGAAGAAGGTGTTTCTTTAGACGGAAGACGTACTGCAGGGTGTAAGATTCAGCTGGGGCCAGGCAAGACCCTTAAGATCACCATTCATGAGGGCAGAAAGAGGCAGATAAGAAGGATCTTTGCGGAAACAGGCTATTCAGTTAAGCACTTAAAGAGGCTAAAGGAAGGGGCGTTGACCTTAGGTAACCTGTCAGAGGGCATGTGGAGGTTTTTGACAAAAGAAGAGAAATTATACATAGCCCTTGACTAA
- a CDS encoding DUF3187 family protein gives MKVFLAAIVVLFFVSCFLSLDSAFAYLYEPEEDEESYQVSGIGPVAIRNQMPLYLFYLQMVPDKASVVERNRFVIDADYTVSNITVSAFTPISSFYDIQIDLEVQRITLDFRYGVYDNLEIGLEVPYIGLCSGYLDNAIEGFEDGIGARTPRSRERQGSYEFDYSFKYGPGNYLIQQKTSTHGLGDVVLTAKYQLLRESEWHWLFPNISVRSAIKFPTADEDDLIGSGEFDYGFGILIDKRFFDRLFVYTGASVMRIEKPDVFSVLGIDQEFYSYMLALEYFFTERFSVVTQVTGNNTPYSYSQTNPLDNDAHDWALGFNYRWKERTDVSWNFAVVENISAASSPDVSFNTSLNWGF, from the coding sequence ATGAAGGTATTTTTGGCAGCTATCGTGGTGTTGTTTTTTGTCAGTTGTTTTTTGTCTTTGGACAGTGCTTTTGCATATTTATATGAACCAGAAGAAGATGAGGAATCTTATCAGGTATCAGGGATCGGCCCGGTAGCCATACGAAATCAAATGCCGCTATATCTTTTCTATTTACAGATGGTGCCGGACAAGGCAAGCGTTGTAGAGAGAAATAGATTTGTAATAGATGCGGATTATACTGTTTCAAACATCACTGTAAGCGCGTTTACGCCGATCTCATCTTTTTATGACATCCAGATCGACTTAGAGGTCCAGAGGATCACGCTTGATTTCAGGTATGGTGTTTACGATAATCTGGAAATCGGATTAGAGGTTCCTTATATAGGCCTGTGCAGTGGATATCTGGATAATGCTATAGAAGGCTTTGAGGATGGAATTGGAGCAAGGACGCCTCGCTCAAGAGAGCGTCAAGGGTCGTACGAATTCGATTACAGTTTCAAGTATGGTCCCGGCAACTACCTCATACAACAAAAGACTTCTACGCATGGCCTGGGTGATGTCGTGCTAACTGCTAAATATCAGCTGCTAAGGGAAAGCGAGTGGCATTGGCTCTTTCCAAATATATCAGTGCGCTCAGCGATCAAGTTTCCAACAGCTGATGAGGATGATTTGATCGGGAGCGGCGAATTCGATTATGGTTTTGGCATTTTAATAGATAAGAGATTCTTTGACAGGCTTTTTGTCTACACGGGTGCCAGTGTCATGAGAATAGAAAAGCCCGATGTTTTCTCAGTGCTGGGTATCGATCAGGAGTTTTATTCTTACATGCTGGCACTGGAATATTTTTTTACAGAGAGGTTTTCTGTTGTCACACAGGTGACCGGCAACAATACGCCTTATTCATATAGCCAGACAAATCCTCTGGACAATGACGCGCATGACTGGGCCCTGGGTTTTAATTATAGGTGGAAGGAAAGGACCGACGTGTCGTGGAATTTTGCGGTTGTTGAAAATATCAGCGCTGCCTCCAGCCCTGACGTTAGTTTTAATACAAGCCTGAACTGGGGATTTTAA
- a CDS encoding response regulator, with the protein MNGLNKKVLLAEHEQKIVDILVYLLNAWDYEVIIASDGASVLELVRRAHPDIIIIDCNIPKIDGFEVSKVLKEDFLTAHIPVIILIDKKQIRKRMLEIEQGVDDYIANPPDPIDLEVRMEMALRRTTHQLHANALTRLPGNRRIEKVIQSKIEEDAIFSVAYYDIDNFKSFNDKYNYMKGDAVIRQTAHIVSRTVKKYGNKDDFVGHIGGDDFVVVTTPERDRLIASESILSFNRLMPFHYTKEDRGLGHIISKDRRGNITNTPLMSLSVAIANNKDYGFQNIVELMEIIAEIKGYLKALPGSNFLVNRRTMMKKEFLASHQSIVSEKASKVVPEFRHKPLGQILVESHVLTSQQLEAALSKHWSTGQKIGQSIVGLGLASSGDIARALESQLNVPHFDVRRLEQNGELKAVISKIPIDLIKNYGVIPVKKEKNVVSLAMLNPKDIEAIDKVKSFTGCNVAPFFVLEDEFSEIMGKTIRKADKGD; encoded by the coding sequence ATGAACGGACTGAATAAAAAGGTATTGTTAGCAGAGCATGAGCAAAAGATAGTAGATATACTTGTTTATCTTTTAAATGCTTGGGATTACGAAGTTATTATTGCTTCAGATGGGGCATCTGTGCTTGAGCTGGTTCGGCGAGCGCACCCTGATATTATTATTATAGACTGCAATATTCCGAAGATAGACGGTTTCGAGGTCTCAAAGGTCTTGAAAGAAGATTTTCTTACCGCACACATACCGGTAATAATACTCATTGATAAAAAACAGATACGCAAGCGCATGCTCGAGATAGAGCAGGGCGTGGACGATTATATCGCGAACCCACCTGATCCTATTGACCTGGAGGTCAGGATGGAAATGGCGCTGCGCAGGACTACGCACCAGCTGCACGCGAACGCGCTCACAAGGCTCCCTGGAAATAGACGCATAGAAAAGGTTATCCAGTCAAAGATCGAAGAGGACGCGATTTTTTCTGTCGCGTATTACGACATTGATAACTTCAAATCCTTTAATGACAAATATAACTACATGAAGGGCGATGCGGTTATTCGCCAGACTGCCCATATTGTTTCAAGGACAGTTAAGAAATACGGGAACAAGGATGACTTTGTGGGGCATATTGGAGGCGATGATTTTGTAGTGGTGACCACGCCTGAGCGCGACAGATTAATAGCATCGGAGTCCATATTGAGCTTTAACAGGCTTATGCCTTTTCATTACACCAAAGAAGACAGGGGTCTGGGCCATATCATTTCAAAGGATAGAAGGGGCAACATAACAAATACACCGCTCATGAGCCTTTCTGTGGCAATAGCTAATAATAAAGATTATGGATTTCAAAATATCGTGGAGCTCATGGAGATAATCGCTGAGATAAAGGGATACCTGAAGGCCTTGCCTGGAAGTAATTTTCTTGTAAATCGCAGGACCATGATGAAGAAAGAGTTTTTAGCTTCGCATCAGTCTATTGTCTCTGAAAAGGCCTCTAAGGTGGTGCCTGAATTCAGGCACAAGCCATTGGGCCAGATACTGGTTGAATCACATGTTTTGACTTCTCAGCAGCTCGAGGCAGCTTTAAGTAAACATTGGTCAACAGGCCAGAAGATCGGTCAGAGCATTGTAGGTCTTGGCTTGGCGAGTTCAGGCGACATAGCAAGGGCCCTGGAGTCACAGTTGAATGTCCCGCATTTTGATGTAAGAAGATTAGAGCAGAATGGAGAATTAAAAGCAGTTATAAGCAAGATACCTATTGATTTGATCAAGAATTATGGGGTAATTCCAGTTAAGAAGGAAAAGAACGTAGTAAGCCTTGCTATGTTAAATCCCAAGGATATTGAGGCAATAGATAAGGTAAAGAGTTTTACCGGGTGCAACGTAGCTCCTTTTTTTGTGCTGGAGGATGAGTTTTCTGAAATCATGGGGAAGACAATAAGAAAGGCCGATAAAGGCGATTAG
- a CDS encoding radical SAM protein, with translation MRDIIIPKTYNYIALFLTLNCNYRCSYCINYFKNKKARFNKKLISGEDWIRGLNRIALRNDLPITLQGGEPSLHRDFIYIINNLKPELKLDMLTNIQFDVDEFTRSVKPERFKRDSPYASIRVSFHPEVMRLDETLAKVLKMQDAGFSIGMWGVTHPAYKDIILRAQDKARTIGIDFRTKEFLGDYEDSLFGTYKYEMAVNRKFKKKCLCKTTEFIIGPTGGVHRCHSDLYECRESTESILDTEFQLEDVFRSCDRFGHCNPCDVKIKTNRLQEFGHTSVEIKDIHT, from the coding sequence ATGAGAGATATAATTATCCCCAAAACCTATAATTATATAGCCTTGTTTTTAACACTCAACTGTAATTACCGATGCAGTTATTGCATAAATTACTTCAAAAATAAAAAGGCCAGATTCAACAAGAAGCTGATAAGTGGAGAGGATTGGATAAGAGGGCTTAACAGGATTGCCTTGCGAAACGATTTACCCATCACACTGCAAGGGGGAGAGCCGAGTTTACACAGGGATTTTATTTATATTATCAATAATCTTAAGCCAGAGCTAAAATTAGACATGCTTACAAACATACAGTTTGACGTGGATGAATTCACTAGATCAGTAAAGCCTGAGAGATTCAAAAGAGACTCGCCTTATGCATCTATCAGGGTGAGCTTCCATCCAGAGGTGATGCGTTTAGACGAGACCCTTGCGAAGGTTTTAAAGATGCAGGATGCCGGGTTTAGTATTGGCATGTGGGGAGTCACACATCCAGCGTATAAGGATATTATTTTAAGGGCCCAGGACAAGGCAAGGACAATAGGCATAGATTTCAGAACAAAAGAATTTTTAGGAGACTACGAGGATTCTTTGTTCGGCACATATAAATACGAAATGGCAGTGAATAGAAAATTCAAAAAAAAGTGTCTTTGTAAGACCACTGAATTTATCATCGGGCCCACTGGAGGAGTGCATAGATGTCATAGTGACCTATATGAATGCCGTGAGTCAACAGAGAGTATATTGGATACTGAGTTTCAATTGGAAGATGTCTTTAGGTCGTGTGATAGATTTGGTCACTGTAATCCCTGTGACGTAAAAATCAAAACGAATAGGCTTCAAGAATTCGGCCATACATCGGTCGAAATAAAAGATATTCATACATAG
- a CDS encoding glycosyltransferase family 2 protein, which yields MKKISVVTAVCNEAETVRDVYHVIKKVFAGLEKSYDYEHIFMDNCSTDETIFILKEIASQDRRVKILVYSKDFGPIKSGMMGYRYAVGDAVISYEANLKDPPELIPTFVKYWEDGYDVVYGVRKKTRDMFPMSFMRKTFYRIVNALSDEKLPLDAGGFRLVDRKIVNELLKLDDYKPYIRGLISSIGFKQIGVPYKRKARPKGVSKSSFKYLVDFAINAVISYSIVPIRLSTYIGLGLASLSFLACMIYLILKFTIWQAQIPAVAGVITLLLMFFGIQLFFLGVIGEYIGAIHSQVRKKPFVVIKEKINF from the coding sequence ATGAAAAAGATATCTGTTGTTACCGCGGTATGTAATGAAGCTGAGACAGTAAGGGATGTATATCATGTAATTAAAAAAGTATTTGCAGGGTTAGAGAAGAGCTATGATTACGAACACATCTTTATGGACAACTGCAGTACTGATGAAACAATTTTCATTTTAAAAGAGATAGCCTCGCAGGATAGAAGAGTAAAGATTTTGGTATATTCTAAGGATTTTGGACCAATAAAAAGTGGAATGATGGGTTATAGGTATGCCGTTGGTGATGCGGTAATTTCTTATGAGGCGAATCTGAAAGACCCCCCAGAACTCATCCCAACTTTTGTAAAATATTGGGAAGATGGATACGATGTAGTTTATGGAGTCAGAAAGAAAACTCGCGATATGTTCCCCATGTCTTTTATGCGCAAGACATTTTATCGAATTGTTAATGCGTTATCAGATGAAAAGCTGCCTCTGGATGCTGGTGGATTTCGCCTAGTAGACCGGAAAATAGTTAATGAACTTCTTAAACTGGACGATTATAAACCATATATCAGGGGATTAATATCCTCCATTGGTTTTAAGCAAATCGGTGTTCCTTATAAAAGGAAGGCCAGGCCTAAAGGGGTTTCAAAGAGCAGCTTTAAGTATCTCGTTGATTTTGCGATTAATGCAGTAATTAGTTATTCTATTGTTCCGATAAGGCTGAGCACATATATAGGGCTGGGCCTGGCATCATTGAGTTTTTTGGCATGTATGATATATCTGATTTTGAAATTTACTATTTGGCAGGCCCAGATACCAGCAGTTGCAGGTGTTATCACGCTGCTTTTAATGTTTTTTGGAATCCAGCTTTTTTTCTTAGGCGTTATCGGCGAATATATCGGCGCTATTCATTCCCAGGTTCGCAAGAAGCCTTTCGTCGTTATTAAAGAGAAGATTAATTTTTGA
- the rfbH gene encoding lipopolysaccharide biosynthesis protein RfbH has product MTKTRRKIRQEVFKKVVKLFRYREKEARFIPGKTLINYAGRIYDEKELTNLVDASLDFWLTSGRFAKQFQREFSEFLGIKYCILTNSGSSANLLAVSSLTSPLLKERRLKPGDEVITTACGFPTTLNPIVQNKLVPVFVDINLGTYNIQAERIEKAISKKTKAIFIAHTLGNPADMDKILKIVKRHKLWFIEDNCDSMGSRYRKKYTGAFGHIATCSFYPSHHITMGEGGAVLTNDLLLKRIILSFRDWGRDCWCEPGHDNTCGKRFSQQFGGLPDGYDHKYIYSHIGYNLKITDMQAAIGVAQLKKLPGFIRARKENFKFLYAFFKKYERYFVLPLEAKNSDPSWFGFPVLVKKDAPFTRNETVKYLEKNKIATRMLFGGNLIKHPAYENIKYRIHGSLKNTDMVMDNLFWIGVYPGIKKEQIEFICSIFDKMLKPI; this is encoded by the coding sequence ATGACGAAGACACGGAGAAAAATAAGGCAGGAGGTCTTTAAAAAAGTTGTCAAACTCTTTAGATACAGAGAAAAGGAGGCAAGGTTTATACCCGGAAAAACTTTAATTAATTATGCGGGCCGCATTTACGATGAAAAAGAATTGACAAATTTAGTAGATGCCTCGCTTGATTTTTGGTTGACTTCCGGTAGATTTGCCAAGCAATTTCAAAGAGAATTTTCAGAATTTTTAGGCATAAAATATTGTATACTTACAAACTCAGGTTCTTCTGCGAATTTACTGGCAGTTTCTAGCTTGACTTCACCGCTATTAAAGGAGCGGCGATTAAAACCAGGCGATGAAGTAATTACTACTGCCTGTGGATTTCCAACCACCCTCAACCCCATTGTGCAGAATAAGTTAGTTCCCGTTTTTGTAGATATAAATTTGGGGACTTATAACATCCAGGCAGAAAGAATCGAAAAGGCGATTTCCAAAAAGACCAAGGCAATTTTTATTGCCCATACATTAGGTAATCCTGCCGATATGGATAAGATTTTAAAGATAGTAAAAAGGCATAAATTATGGTTTATCGAGGATAACTGCGATAGCATGGGTTCAAGATACAGAAAAAAATATACAGGGGCGTTTGGACATATTGCTACATGTAGTTTTTATCCATCGCATCACATAACGATGGGTGAAGGAGGCGCGGTCTTGACTAATGATTTGCTGTTGAAACGGATAATTTTATCATTTCGTGATTGGGGAAGAGATTGTTGGTGTGAACCAGGACACGATAACACCTGTGGTAAAAGATTCTCTCAGCAGTTTGGGGGATTGCCGGATGGTTATGACCATAAATACATCTATTCACATATTGGCTATAATTTGAAGATTACTGATATGCAAGCTGCAATTGGCGTGGCACAGTTAAAAAAACTTCCTGGTTTTATAAGGGCAAGGAAAGAAAACTTTAAGTTTTTATACGCTTTTTTTAAAAAATATGAGAGGTATTTTGTTCTTCCCCTGGAAGCAAAAAATTCTGACCCAAGTTGGTTTGGCTTCCCTGTTTTAGTAAAAAAAGATGCCCCATTTACGCGAAATGAGACAGTGAAATATTTAGAAAAAAATAAGATTGCCACAAGGATGCTTTTTGGTGGAAATCTAATAAAACATCCTGCCTATGAAAATATAAAATACAGGATCCATGGCAGTTTAAAAAATACAGACATGGTAATGGATAATCTTTTCTGGATAGGGGTCTATCCTGGGATAAAGAAGGAGCAGATTGAATTTATTTGTAGTATTTTTGATAAGATGTTGAAACCGATATAA
- a CDS encoding radical SAM protein, producing MPGQQGQLKLNEIKKRASLKEEKPYVYEKIMKFDEKVKNGESIAIIQFQYDYRCNFSCIHCSTKRFQGKKEGRFFTPDDVRELSRQADEMGLAQIVITGGEPLVFPDFDDIVKAIDPQKFWIVSDTNGWFLDSEKAKHLKSIGVDKIQLSIDSMSAAEHDAFRRKAGSQERAVRAVDAALGAGLNIIIQTVVTKQRVRSQEFIEFLEFLNGKGVGVFVTYAKPVGSWEGNFDVLVDKDDMDYMGELEKKYNVFTHLTPSYGLNLGCISVKRMVSITKYGDVMPCPYIHVSLGNFFEEPLKDIIERGMKVKYFGKYADTCLIAEDRKFINDYAVKKIYGKPLPVPYTEVFTSEDFID from the coding sequence ATGCCAGGCCAACAAGGACAATTAAAACTAAATGAAATAAAAAAAAGGGCCTCACTAAAAGAAGAAAAACCGTATGTCTATGAAAAAATCATGAAATTTGATGAAAAGGTTAAAAATGGAGAGAGCATAGCTATAATTCAATTCCAATACGATTATAGGTGTAATTTTTCTTGCATACACTGTTCAACGAAAAGATTTCAGGGGAAAAAGGAAGGAAGGTTTTTTACGCCTGATGATGTAAGGGAACTTTCACGGCAAGCGGACGAAATGGGGCTTGCGCAAATTGTAATTACAGGCGGCGAACCATTAGTATTTCCGGATTTTGATGATATAGTTAAGGCTATCGACCCGCAGAAATTTTGGATAGTTTCGGATACCAATGGCTGGTTTTTGGATTCAGAAAAAGCAAAACATCTAAAAAGTATAGGCGTTGACAAAATTCAGTTGAGCATTGATAGCATGTCGGCGGCGGAACATGATGCATTTAGACGCAAGGCGGGTTCGCAAGAAAGAGCCGTAAGAGCTGTTGATGCGGCCTTGGGCGCAGGATTAAATATTATCATACAAACTGTAGTTACAAAGCAAAGGGTTAGATCACAAGAGTTCATTGAATTTTTGGAATTTCTGAACGGAAAAGGAGTAGGAGTATTTGTAACATATGCAAAGCCTGTTGGATCATGGGAAGGGAATTTTGATGTTCTTGTCGATAAGGATGACATGGATTATATGGGAGAACTCGAGAAAAAGTATAATGTGTTTACACATTTAACCCCATCGTATGGCCTTAATTTAGGATGCATATCAGTTAAAAGAATGGTGTCTATTACAAAGTATGGCGACGTAATGCCCTGTCCATATATTCATGTTTCTCTTGGAAACTTTTTTGAAGAACCATTAAAAGACATTATTGAAAGAGGCATGAAGGTTAAATATTTTGGAAAATATGCTGACACTTGTCTTATTGCAGAGGACAGAAAATTTATTAATGACTATGCGGTGAAAAAAATCTACGGTAAACCGCTCCCAGTACCTTATACTGAAGTATTTACAAGTGAGGATTTTATTGATTAG